One genomic region from Cygnus atratus isolate AKBS03 ecotype Queensland, Australia chromosome 18, CAtr_DNAZoo_HiC_assembly, whole genome shotgun sequence encodes:
- the SSTR2 gene encoding somatostatin receptor type 2 has protein sequence MDLEFELPNATAFWFSPASPFDNFSVEAPTNASQNATGQHFDLTSNAILTFIYFVVCIVGLCGNTLVIYVILRYAKMKTITNIYILNLAIADELFMLGLPFLAMQVALVHWPFGKAICRVVMTVDGINQFTSIFCLTVMSVDRYLAVVHPIKSAKWRRPRTAKMINVAVWGVSLLVIMPIMIYAGVQHNHGRSSCTIIWPGESGAWYTGFIIYAFILGFLVPLTIICLCYLFIIIKVKSSGIRVGSSKRKKSEKKVTRMVSIVVAVFIFCWLPFYIFNVSSVSVLIVPTPVLKGMFDFVVVLSYANSCANPILYAFLSDNFKKSFQNVLCLVKVSGMDDADRSDSKQDKSRLNETTETQRTLLNGDLQTSI, from the coding sequence ATGGATCTGGAATTCGAGCTGCCCAACGCCACCGCCTTCTGGTTCTCCCCGGCTTCCCCGTTCGACAACTTCTCGGTGGAGGCGCCCACCAACGCGTCGCAGAACGCCACCGGCCAGCACTTCGACCTGACCAGCAACGCCATCCTCACCTTCATCTACTTCGTGGTCTGCATCGTCGGGCTGTGCGGCAACACGCTGGTGATATACGTCATCCTCCGCTACGCCAAGATGAAGACCATCACCAACATCTACATCCTGAACCTGGCCATCGCGGACGAGCTCTTCATGCTCGGGCTGCCCTTCCTGGCCATGCAGGTCGCCCTGGTGCACTGGCCCTTTGGCAAAGCCATCTGCAGGGTGGTCATGACGGTGGACGGGATCAACCAGTTCACCAGTATCTTCTGCTTGACGGTTATGAGCGTCGACCGGTACCTGGCTGTTGTCCATCCCATTAAATCCGCCAAGTGGAGGCGGCCCAGGACAGCCAAAATGATCAACGTGGCCGTCTGGGGTGTCTCCCTGCTGGTGATCATGCCCATCATGATTTATGCCGGGGTGCAGCATAACCACggcaggagcagctgcaccATCATCTGGCCGGGGGAGTCGGGCGCGTGGTACACGGGCTTCATCATCTACGCCTTCATCCTGGGCTTCCTGGTGCCTCTCACCATCATCTGCCTTTGCTACTTGTTCATCATTATCAAAGTCAAGTCCTCAGGCATCAGAGTGGGCTCCTCCAAGAGGAAAAAGTCCGAGAAGAAAGTCACCAGGATGGTCTCCATTGTGGTTGCTGTCTTCATCTTCTGCTGGCTCCCCTTCTACATCTTCAACGTCTCCTCCGTCTCCGTCCTGATCGTGCCCACGCCCGTCCTCAAGGGCATGTTCGACTTCGTCGTGGTCCTCAGCTATGCCAACAGCTGCGCCAACCCCATCCTTTACGCCTTCTTGTCCGACAACTTCAAGAAGAGCTTTCAGAACGTCCTCTGCCTGGTGAAGGTCAGCGGCATGGACGACGCGGACCGGAGCGACAGCAAGCAGGACAAGTCCAGGCTCAACGAGACCACGGAAACCCAAAGGACCCTGCTCAACGGTGACCTGCAGACGAGCATCTGA